Part of the Rhinoderma darwinii isolate aRhiDar2 chromosome 2, aRhiDar2.hap1, whole genome shotgun sequence genome, GTGATTTTTACGTAGTGAATGTGTGCTGCGTaaagctcacgacatgtcctatacttggccgtttgaagtcaatgggtgggtgaaaatcacgcgcagcacagggacgcacttccgtgtgtcgcacaACAGTAGATgaagaaatgaatgaaaaaataaaaccacctccttcatttctttctaaacatcaaaaccacgtgtcataaggaCAGCATATGCGAGAAAATCACGCcgccaacactgatgacacacagaactgcaatgcgcgcaaaacgcacacgctcgtgtgaatccggccttacatgtTTAAACAGCGGAcgtcacacacgctcgtgtaaataaggcctatggCTGCTTCACAGAGTTTATTGACACGCTttatgacgtggaaaccgcgtgtcggaaaccgtgccaaaaaccggccgaaagtcaattttctgcctgcaaaaaaaaaaaaaaactctgtgtgaacagggcctaagggtacaCTGAATGACAAAACCCTGTCGCAGAGGAAACAGCGCCACCTCCTGGTAGAAAGAACATAAGGATAAATGGCCGCCACCTGCTGGCAGAATCAGTGTACAACAGTGCAAAATAAGGGAGCAAGTGTGAAATCAATAGTGACATGTGGTGAGGAACGAAAAcattatttatatatgaaaaaaaaaaaaattattaaaatgagGAGGACTAGCGAGGATTCCCGCCTCCTCTGAAACACGTATATTACATCACACCAAAAACCAGACAAAGCAGACAGCGCACACTGACGGCGCACACACTGACGGCAGGATTTCACCATTGTTTATGACCAATCAAAACATTTGCCATCACTAGAGGGAATAATCGTCCATCCACGCGCTGACTGTGACCCCAGCAGaactataagggtcagttcacacgttgcgtaaatactgcagatcttccgcaacggaattagttgtagAAAATCctcagcaaaatggatgagagcACAAATTTTATTCGGCAGCGTCAgtcgtatttgtgtaaacgctgctcattggttgcaggttttccccattgaattctatggggcgTTAAAACCCACAAGTagcagatgtttttgttttttttgcttaccCAGAAGCCTGtgtttcttcctgcagtccggccttctgggatgacatttcatcccatgtgacctctgcagccaatcactaaaACTTTTTTCAGACGGCAGGTGATGCGGTTTCCAGGTCGGATTTGCTTTGCagattttacgcagtgtatccgacccgtgggaacccggcaaaGTTAGGGGAATCTGACATTAAGAAAAAGTCAGAAaagtggaggaaaaaaaaaaaaggcacaaaacgattgaaataaaataaacgtgACGGTTCTAAAAGCTGCTCTCCAGCGCCCCCCATCTCCTCAGTCTACACACAGCAGTTACCAGATAATCATCTACTTTATAATCCTTCTCACCTCACGGTCATGTAAATCACCTCTTCATGTACTGATGTCATGCGgagcttgtgcttatacacaaCAGCCAATCTGATgacgcagagctgcagtgtaaagcatgggggatggACAGAGAAGCAGTCTGAGCCTCCTATAAGGTTGGACATCCAGGTTTAATCATTTACAACCAGTCACTAATGAATGAAACCTCCATAAGATAGAAGATTCCTAGAGGCAGCGATGCGGTGATGGCGCGGACAGTCTCTCCTTATTACTCCCCCAGCAGCTGTGCCCCAGTCATACCAGAGTCGCCAACATCCCCGGTGTGAACACCCAGCAGGCCACGTGTAGGGTGACCACAAATGTAAACCACATGTTCCATTTAAGGGTGAaaccggacccccccccccccccataatcccGGCAGCATGTCCTGATCCATGGGAAGCCTCCGCAGGTCAGAGGATGAAGAAACAGGAACTCACCGAACTAATATAAAAAGCTTTATTTCTTTCCCTTTGACAGAATATTtaagttaaaaatgaaaaaaaaagaaaaaaaaaaagaactttacTTTGTTACCCCAAGAATCGCGCCCCACCCCCATCCTGTGCCCGGCGTCCCCTATAGAGGGCACGCAGGTCTGGCCGGGGTCACTAGGAGCCGTAGTTGGCTTCGTCGAAGGCCTTCCTGGCTCTCTTCAGCTCCTCGTTCATGGTCAGCAGGTCCTTCACTCGGGCAAACTTGCGCGGGTCCTTCCTGATCAGgaacacaatgtcctccacctgcACCCGCCCCTGGCGCCCGATAGACATGGCTTTATGAGTCTGGAAGAAGAAGATGTACAGCATGAGGAGACTCCGGTGATACAGTGCGGCACGAGGAGACTCCGGTGATACAGTGCGGCACGAGGAGACTCCGGTGATACAGTGCGGCACGAGGAGACTCCGGTGATACAGTGCGGCACGAGGAGACTCCGGTGATACAGTGCGGCACGAGGAGACTCCGGTGATACAGTGCGGCACGAGGAGACTCCGGTGATACAGTGCGGCACGAGGAGACTCCGGTGATACAGTGCGGCACGAGGAGACTCCGGTGATACAGTGCGGCACGAGGAGACTCCGGTGATACAGTGCGGCACGAGGAGACTCCGGTGATACAGTGCGGCACGAGGAGACTCCGGTGATACAGTGCGGCACGAGGAGACTCCGGTGATACAGTGCGGCACGAGGAGACTCCGGTGATACAGTGCGGCACGAGGAGACTCCGGTGATACAGTGCGGCACGAGGAGACTCCGGTGATACAGTGCGGCACGAGGAGACTCCGGTGATACAGTGCGGCACGAGGAGACTCCGGTGATACAGTGCGGCACGAGGAGACTCCGGTGATACAGTGCGGCACGAGGAGACTCCGGTGATACAGTGCGGCACGAGGAGACTCCGGTGATACAGTGCGGCACGAGGAGACTCCGGTGATACAGTGCGGCACGAGGAGACTCCAACCTGCGGCTGATatgaaactacaacccccagcattccCAACAACTCTCAGGAGTCAGAACACGCCGGccgtcaggctctgttcacacgcaaactcaaaaatagctgaaaacacggagcggttttcaaggtggTCAGCTCCTGATTCTCAGATGTTTAAGCCACTCGTGAATTTCGctgccatttttggagcagtttttttcttcaatagtctatgaaaaatggctccaaaaacgtcccaagtgacctgcacttctttatcacggctgttttttttacgcgaccgtaattcaaaacggccacgtaaaaaaaacggcccgtcggaacagaacgccgtttttcccattgaaatcaatgggcagatgtttggaggcgtcctgcttccgaattttcagccgtttacggacagaaaaacggacgaaaacaggccgtgtgaacagacccttacagTTCGACAGGTTGGGATCACTGCTCTATACAGGCACTGGTTATGAGCTCCATACACCCCATAGCAGGGAGAAGAGCGCCACCTATAGCAGATGTAGTGTAGTCACAGACTCTATGTGCCGGCCACAGATTACTACACTTACAATAAGGTCACATGGGTCATAACTTAAGGGAGGGGgggtctccactttggacaatccctatttgTTAGTAGGGATCCTTGACAATAAACTAATCAAAGTCTCCCCCTGCtgtgacctccagcgatcagctgtgatctgtggggaaatctgtcagtaagtgttcagtttccctgcagcgccaccacaggagaaataaagtattacacagtgtctattcatatcaatgtgttgtctgtaatacaggacgggtcctccagagacgctcCATGTATCCGCTCTCCTCCGTGGCCGAGAGATGATgatcctgaacagaagaccccccccccctctattaaacaAGACCTGACATGCCCCAAAAACATTAAACTGCAGCCGCTCCTGGACTCCGGCCTTCCCTTACTCCAgcaccgttttgtttttttatctctACGTGCCTCCATCTCTCCCTCCACCCTCAATCTGCCCAGTTTGTTACGGCCGCTTATATGCGAATTCATGAATGAGATGACAACTGTGCGGTCTCCACCACCCGACAGTCCATGAATTCATAAATCATCACACAGGCGGCTGAAATGGCGCTGGAGATGGGAACGGCAGGAATCCAGGAATGGCTGCAATTGAATATTTTTGGGGACGGTCAGATCTTATTTAACTCAGAGTTCCCAGATCGGGggtataaaaatgggttttctaaactggaccccgACTTTACCCCCTTGTATGTGCACCTCAGAGAGAACACGGATCTAAACATGGATAAGGGGGGGCTCTTACCCCAAGGACGGCTTCTCTGCATTACACAAGGATTTCAATGTTCTTACGTCAATGTTCATTCAGTAACATGAAGGACAAGACCCCGCAGCCCCCCCATCTCCCCTGTGGAGCCCCCATGACTGcacagcccgtgatcccgctcctgGTACATGGACGTTGTGGGGGTAGGGGGATAACAGGGACATCTGTGTGGAGCcagaatagacgaggagacagcacttccaacatatgtcagctttttaatcacccgtgcaacgtttcagtccagcaggacctttctcaagctgacatgttggaagtgctgtctcctcgtctactcTGGCCATCTGATATTGAGGACCGCagatccggtcctattgaggcgcgcacccacttgtggtccagtgctgtggttaTTTTCTGCTTTGTCTATGTGGAGCCGACACTCACCATCTCTGTAATGAACTCGATCACCAAATCTTCCAGGATGTCCACAGACTCTGTATACGGATTCTGATCATCCCCGAAGCCGTACATCATGCACCGGACTGCGGGAGGAGAAGATACCATGAGAGAGGGGGCGTGTGAGAtagagatatatacacacacacacacacacacacacattatatatatatatatatatatatatcacacacacacacacacacatatatatacacacacacacacacacatatatatacacacacacacatacacatatatatatatatacacacatatatacatacacacacacacatatatatatacacacacacacatatatatatatatatatatacacacacatatatatatatatatatacacacacacacatatatacacacacatatatatatatatatatatacacacacacacatatatatatatatatacacacacacacatatatatatatacacacacacacacacatatatatatatacacacacacacacatatatatatacacacacacacacacatatatatatatacacacacacacatatatatatacacacacacacacatatatatatacacacacacacatatatatatacacacacacacacacatatatatatatacacacacacacatatatatatacacacacacacatatatatatacacacacacacatatatatatacacacacacacacacatatatatatacacacacacacatatatatatatatacacacacatatatatatacacacacatatatatatatatacacacacatatatatatatacacacacacacacacacatatatatatatacacacacacacacacatatatatatacacacacacacacacatatatatatatacacacacacacatatatacacacacacacacacatatatatatacacacacacacacacatatatatatatatacacacacacatatatatatatatacacacacatatatatatacacacacacacacatatatatatatacacacacatatatatatatacacacacatatatatatacacacacacacacacacatatatatatacacacacatatatatatacacacacacacacatatatatatacacacacacacacatatatatacacacacatatatatatacacacacacacatatatacacacacacacacacacacatatatacacacacacacacacacacacacacacacacacatatatatatacacacacacacatatatatatatatacacacacacacacacacacatatatacacacacatatatatatatatatacacacacacacacacacacacacacatatatacacacacacatatatacacacacacacatacacacacatatatatatatacacacacacatatatatatatacacacacacacatatatatacacacacacacacacacacatatatatatacacacacacatatatatacacacacacatatatatacacacacacatacacacacactaggctCAGAGGATGAGAAATTAAAATGCGACTAAACATTCGACACACTTTTGATGTGTCATAGGGACACGTCAGTAATTTGGATTGGTGGtggcccgagcactgagacccccaccgatcgctagaacgaagcagcagaaggtctcatgtgagcgctcagacacttcttttctgttcagctttttccggaaatcaatgtatcgtgtacggactcaatataaAGTCCCTgaccccgtactccgatacatcggccttccggaaaaagccaaagagacacgaagcggccgagcgctcacatgagaccttctgctgcttcgttctagcgattggtggggtctcagtgctcggacccccaccaatccaaacgtcTGACAGGTCACAAGTTTGTTGAACTTTTAGTTTCCCTTCAGGAAGTTTGACATAAATGCCGCTTCTCATGAACGTCCCTCGGCGTTTCTCACGCTACAAAGATCTGCAATCTGTGGTTCTCCTGCTGTTCTGACACTACAACTCCCACTCCTCTGtccggcatgctgggagttgcagttccaCAACAGTTCCTGCTTTACGGCCCCTGTATATCTGCTGGAGACGAGCAGCGCCGGGCGTGTAAACTTACGCTCTTTAGAGAAGAGTCGCTTCCTGCGCCCGGATCCTCCCTCCGCGCCGCCGCCCTGGTCGTCATTCTCCTCCTCAAACTACAAAATCAAAAAGAAGTGATTAGAATCTCAGTGGAGACGTCTGCAGGTCACCGGGGAGTGAATATTAACGCAACAGCATCTACTATCTCCGGTAACTGCATAAAAACCAAAGACACGCGGCGGCGGGGGAAAAGGGAGACGCCATGTTGGATTATTTTAGGGTTCACCAGGCGCCAAATATGAAGGACGACAGAGACTTAGTACAGATTACCTGTGAACTATCGAACAGCTACAGCAGGATATTACAGGCACCTCATACACGGTCAGAAGTAGATTATAATGGATATTAAAGGCATGCTGAGACTTGTTGTTCTCCGGCTATTGTAAAGACACAGTTCTATAAAGACGGCCCTTCCTCCTTTACCATGGAGATCCCTGGAGCCGCTGACCCATTACACCCAGCCCTCAATcacttccatccactaacatttaCCGTCTGGTCTTCATCCTCATCCGCCATCTTGTCGTCTCCAGGCAACAACTTCCGCCCCGCTGCACAGCGACTTCCGGGAGGACCAACATGTCGCCGGTTGTTCGGAACACGGCCCCTTTTTACGACACTTGTGATTGCGCCTCGCGTACCACGTGACCGCTGGGCGCTGAGTTTGAAATTAACCGCTGGGAGGAGACGAAGCAACGCAGGAAGAGACGGAAGAGCGGGGGCGGTGAGAAGAGAGGACGGGACTGGGCCCAAGCGCTGACATTCTGGTGAGGGCTGTTAATGCTATAACGTATGTCCCCGTCCGCTCTGATACAGCGGGGGAGGGGCTCTATGAGGATAGCGCTGGgcccaagagctgacaatctaggaGGCTGGGGATGGAGTACTGAGGACTGTGATTGGACCcaggagctgacactctaatcacACAGGGTGGAGTATGACCGTGTAATGTAACCAGTGTGTAGTcctaagag contains:
- the TAF13 gene encoding transcription initiation factor TFIID subunit 13 isoform X2, yielding MADEDEDQTFEEENDDQGGGAEGGSGRRKRLFSKELRCMMYGFGDDQNPYTESVDILEDLVIEFITEMTHKAMSIGRQGRVQVEDIVFLIRKDPRKFARVKDLLTMNEELKRARKAFDEANYGS
- the TAF13 gene encoding transcription initiation factor TFIID subunit 13 isoform X1 gives rise to the protein MADEDEDQTVNFEEENDDQGGGAEGGSGRRKRLFSKELRCMMYGFGDDQNPYTESVDILEDLVIEFITEMTHKAMSIGRQGRVQVEDIVFLIRKDPRKFARVKDLLTMNEELKRARKAFDEANYGS